From the genome of Prunus persica cultivar Lovell chromosome G8, Prunus_persica_NCBIv2, whole genome shotgun sequence:
AGAACATTTATTTGGCTTCCAGTTTGCATAATTAGATATTTAAAAGTCGATTTGTCCTTGTATGTCAACACAtgaatatattacaaaaacatTATAGGtgataaaaatattttcagtCCTAATTTTCTGTAATGTGCTAACATTTTAGAATCCTGAGGAGGCTCATGCAAGAAGGGGAGGTGAGGTTTCTATATTCCGTGATTGATTGATTAACACCTTGAAAGCATTAAAGCTTTGATCTTACAAATTGATGATTCAGCTCCATGGACCTTTAACCCTGAGCTACTACTCAAGTCTCTCAAGACTCTGAGAAGTCAGGTAATTAGTTGATACTCTTAACTTATGCGATCGCCTCAAGTTTTGCGATATGTGGTGCATTCTAAAAGGAAGATTGTTTCAGGGATCAGTTTATGCACCGTCATTTGACCATGGTGTTGGAGATCCAGTAGAAGATGATATCTTTGTGAGCCTTCAGTGAGTAATCTGTTCCTTTCACATAAGTTGCCTTCTTAATACCAGCTAAAGAATTAGGTGGGTTGCGAACAATTATAGACGTGGCTGATGTAAAAGCTGAAGAAACCTGGGAGTCTAAACAATTTATAATAACAATATTTGTTTGGAAATAATGGATTGAAAGTAGTAAATCCGATTGGCTTTTCCAGGAGGCTATATTAAAAACCAGTGAGCTGACGTGAACAATTTGGGATGCCAAGAACTTTAAGCCTTATAGATGATCTTACAATTATGTTATTTTGATTCTTACATGTTTGATGAATCCTTTGTGTGTCTGTGCAGACATAAAGTGGTCATAGTAGAAGGAAATTATTTATTGTTAGATGATGGGATTTGGAAGGAAATATCAGCCATGTTCGATGAGAAGTGGTAAGCCGCAGGTTCTCAAAGGctatttttttgtgtgcaaAATTGTATGTTAAAGAGATCAGATGGTATGGTTTGGCCTTACCTctcaaattgtgatttttgatCATTATGATATTTGACTGGCCTCTGTTTGAGTCTTTGATATGCATGCTTTATCCGATCATTTATGTTTTTGAAGACTGAAACTTAAGTGTTGGTCACTTAAGGCTATTGTTTGTTGCTTTTCCCTGCAAGGTTTGTTGAGATTGACATTGATAAAGCTATGGAACGAGTTCGAATGAGACACATCTTAACGGGTATGTAATCCTTAGTTTTTAACCACCTAGTTCTTGGAAATGAATCTGGGGGAAAAATGACGTGTTTTGAttgctttatttgttttctgcaTTGCAGGAAAGCCCCCAGATGTTGCTAAATGGCGGGTAAGTTCTTCATGTTGTTCAGAGCCATGAATTTTCATTATGGGGTTAGTCAATAAGTTTTCAATATGACGTTGCATATGACCTTTAATTGTAGATTGAGTACAACGACCGGCCAAATGCCGAGAAAGTaaacaaatcaaagaagaatGCCGATTTGATAATTAGGTCAATCGACTATTGAAGCCAGAAGGCGATCCGCACTGCTGGTTGTACCAGTAAACGAAGCTTTGGTTTTCTATCTGTTTTTCATCCAATTTATGCAAACTCAAGTCCTAACAAGTATGATAGAGTTCGAAGAACATCAAATAAACCATTTAATAAAGAGAGTTTTGTCTCTACAATCCACCATTTAATAAAGAGAGTTTTGTATGCAATTTATCTCTACTATGTGAAAGGAATGTTGATTGCTTGGTTATTGAATAGGACTCAAAAGATGTAGTTGACGCTAATTCTCCGTGTATTGCGAATCGAGCAGCCCATGCGGCAGCAGCTTCGGCCTCCGAGAGGGTGTGACATTTGAGTTGGGCTGCTCAGCCACCTCCCTCTTTGGTTTTGGTTCTCACAAGTGATGGCGCCTCCCTGCaatgtttttcctttctgcCCTTTTCCTGCTTTTAGTTTCTGGAGGTCTCTTCCTCCCTGGGTTGCATGTTTTGCCTTTGTTTTGTTGTCCAGCCTTGGGATTTTCTCTAATGAAGTTTTatcttgaccaaaaaaaataaaatgtttaaCTCATACCATTTAACCCTTCTCATACAATCCaccattttacttcttttgaCATAACATGATAAAGTATAGggttaagtttttattttttataatacgAGTGAGAttctaatttaatttgatcTAAATTATGGTGAAGGAAATTCGATCACAAAGTAGAGAGCACATTCGCTTTTGTCAATCGTCAATTTAGTTAATACCATGTCTGCTAGAATTAAAATGTTAATTAGCTTAGAAACAGCAAATCCCTTTCCAAAGTCTCAAGCAATAAATctagcaaagaaaaagaatgggcATGCATATAAATGCTCCATTAACATCCACATGCTCATGTTCCCCGAAAAAACGACGTCCTGGAGCATcccaattaatatttttttaatacacaGAAAAAGaccatacataaaaataattgaaggatcaaaattaagaacaaCACACATTACttaaatacaacaaaattaattaactggTACGTTACATTATTATGCTTAAGCAAGCCATTATTGCAACACTAAACAAAGCAAACCCCAAGCCCCGTCCTTGGACGTACTTCAAACTTAAGATCCAGTTTTAATGGTTCTGTCTGGCcatgattaaaaataaataagctcAAAATATATGTATCTCATATTCAATAATTACACATATATCAAACCATAaacattaattaatcaatcttACAAACAAACATATCCATTTCATCACCCAAACATGCTGCTCAATCCATCTGCGCGTTGCGCCGTGTTTGGTGGTTTTGGTTTATTGCAGCCACCGCGACGAGATCAAAGGAGCAGGCTGTGGTGATTCATTGCTAAGTGCTTTTAGCTTCTGTTCTTGCATTTCTCCATGGCCCTTGGTGCTGAAAAAATCATTCCAGAGTTTTAACTTAATCACGAAAAATTTATAGGATAATCAAGATTAATGGTGGTTAATTATGTCTATGCCATTGAAGATTAGATACTAACCCAGCCCAACAGCCTCTTTGCCCTTCATTATGCGCAATCTCTTGCATGATTCAACAAACATCCTGCTTGCATGAAAGGAAAACAAATGAGAAGTTTTTTTTgacaaataataattttattattgatttgcatgagctagctagctagctagggtAGAGAAATAGTGAACTTACTCCCATGGGACATCGCCAACCAGCATCCAATCACCATCCTTGTCTTCATATGTTGGAATGTAATCAGAACCCTTGAGCACATCCATCAGCTTGCTTTCATTCATGAAATCCTTCATTCCTTGGGATCCACAGTTTCCTTCAAtcattgcaatttttttttccttcccaaGTATCAgaataattgaaatttgttCCATATATATTTGGCTTAATTAaaagttaattactaattaccGATGGCGAAGGAGCTGAACATTTTGGCTAGGGCATCAGAGAGCTCAGGGTAACTCTTGTACATCTTCAAGTCCACTTTGCGAAGGTAGGGTGCGCCATCCATGCTCACCTTCACCAACGTCACTGCATTGCTGCTGCCCTTGTTGTGCTCACTTTCTTTATCACTCGGGCTCTTCTGCAACGCCGTGAACATGTTCTTTCGGAACGATCGCACCGGTGGCCAGCCCACAACTTGTGCcctatatattaataaatattactTTTCCATTATAATTAATCTGACCATAATAAACATCATTAACAATATACTACTATAGCTggtgtgtttttttggggtatgaAGATCCACTTATAATTCTATCACAGTAACTTTGTGCAAGATCTAATGTCTTAATTTCCTTTTCAGTTCTTTTTTGTATGAATTCGAAGTGTCTAAAATTACACATATGAAAGCAAATCTAAAGCTCAGTTTTACatactggaaaaaaaaaaaaaaaattagaaaacatgTATTTCAAACTATAACAATTTTACACATCGATATCTTTAGCCCCTTAATTAGATTTCTAGTCAcacaataaataattttagcTAGTAGAAATCTAAGAGATGGAGCTAAATTAAAATCACTTCGACTggtaaatattaataattaactatagaGATATAGAAGGCTACATAAATGGCATCAATTATACACATAGggagtaattttttttatgttccaTGTGTATGGAATGATACACCAGTTACGTGGTGTACCCGTAGCATACAAAAATTTATCTCCACAAGTACCATCAATTATTATATGGCAAAAACAACAAGCATTCGCACATGCGTACATACTTactccagaaaaaaaaaaaacaaaaaaaaacagtgatattatcatcatcatcatcatcaacgaCTTACTTGGCTGGAGGCTTTGCAGGATCAGCAGCTGGGAGATCAAGTTTGTTGTCCTTGTTGGTCTTGGACTTTTCAGTTACATCTTTCCCAGTAGTTATTGCCTGCTCCTTAGAATTAGAAAGGTTAAGCTTCAAATCCACACAGCTTGTCTCACAGCTGATCTCATCCTCACTGCTCTCAGTTTCAGAGAACCCTCTCTTCCTCATCGTCACCGCTGCCGCTTGATCTCCTTCATGGCTTCCACCATTTCCTGGTAACCCTAGCC
Proteins encoded in this window:
- the LOC18768141 gene encoding auxin-induced protein AUX28, with amino-acid sequence MGFEETELRLGLPGNGGSHEGDQAAAVTMRKRGFSETESSEDEISCETSCVDLKLNLSNSKEQAITTGKDVTEKSKTNKDNKLDLPAADPAKPPAKAQVVGWPPVRSFRKNMFTALQKSPSDKESEHNKGSSNAVTLVKVSMDGAPYLRKVDLKMYKSYPELSDALAKMFSSFAIGNCGSQGMKDFMNESKLMDVLKGSDYIPTYEDKDGDWMLVGDVPWEMFVESCKRLRIMKGKEAVGLAPRAMEKCKNRS